AGGGGCAGAGAATTCCACATGGGGGAAGAATAGGTCACTCCGCCGGCCACTGGAGATGATACCGAGGGTGGGGCTGCACATTTTGTTTCctagaaatattgaaaaaaaaaggaaaaaatcttGATAGGCAGGTGCAGCTCAAGGATGAGCAGAGGGGTCCAGCACACTGTCCAAACCTTTGTTCGTAATGCAGACTACTGCAACTTCCAGGATGGCGCTAAGGGTGTTTCATATTGCTTTCTTAATGTGGAGAATCTTTCAAATGACTGCACTTGCCAAATCGGATGGTTTGGCACCTAGTTCTTTGACAGATACCGTAAGTCAcgagaaagcaaacaaaacagtttgtgcAGCTCCATGGTAAAAGTAGGGTTCCCTTCCAGTGACCTGCAGATGAGATGTGGCCGGAGGCCGTTGGGGAtttgaggggggaggggcgggaCTCAGTGGGACTCTCCGTTGACCGAGCTCCCCTCTCCCCTGGGTGAGGAGGAGCGGGACAGCcccttctctgtgttttctgagcTGGAGCCGTTCTGGCTGTGGTGGTCGACCACCGACGACGCGGCGCTGGAGGACGTGGCCGGGGTGGTCGAGGGCTTGACCTTCTCCTTAAAGTCTGTTATGATGACCGTCAGGTCCCCAACCGTCACCTCCAGGTGCTGGGCGCTGCTCCTGTCGATATTTTTTAATCTCGGCCTGATGGTTGGGACagaaaagatgatgaaaagCTGATTAGTTTAAAATCCTGCATGACCCAACTTCATCTATAAATCCTAGTGTTCATGaatgcatccccccccccccccaacctggAGTCAGTTTGTTTACCTCATCTTCTTGTGACTGTTCTTCTTGAGCGCCGGCTCTTTGtcgctcttctccctctctaccctctccttcttttcctttttgggcTGCGAGGGCAACACGAACTGCTGCGTTACCTGCTGCTGCGAGACGAGCTGGGAGACGGGACGAGGCTTCCTGATCCAGGGGGAGTAAGGAGGAAcggagggcagagagacagacacacaaaatggGGGAGGCAGATTAATGAGAGGGAAAATCACAGTGAACACATGGCTTCATGCTAACGTACCGCCACAATCAAGAGGCAATAATCGCTGCCTGTTCTGGTTAGGATGCGACTGCTCAAGTGTTCTTTAACACTGGCAGCaagtggccacacacacacacacacacacgcgcacgcgctcTGAGATATGCAGAATACCTGCACAGGCTTGTGTTGGCAGCCACAGtgatgcacacacgcacacacacacacacacacacacacacacacgacgagatctgttttgctgaaaacaaagatgtgatAGGAATATTAAATGTGGAAGAAGACACTGATTTCAGAATGCATAACAAGTATGCATGTGTTTATACGGTCTGCTAGTTGGGGAGCTTTTCCAAAACTCGAGGCGGCTCGccaagaaaaacatcaaactaAGAGAGACGTGACGCTgtactgaaaaaagaagaaaaggtggAGCTCAGTCCTGACCgaaaggacacatttttttttattgaaggtCACACCCAAGGTGTTTTTCGCTGCTTTCCTCTGAATGGAACACATCGACGTCCCCTGCCCTACAGTCTGGATGTGGACAGTCTCCAGTGGTATATCATGCCACGTGTTTTACCACTGGCAGCAGGCGATACGGCTGCAACAAGGCTTGCAATCCCTCACCAGCTTCCCACTCTTACACGATGACCATCAGTTGTGTCGGTAGCTGCGGATGCACCTTCAAACGAAGGctccacaaaatgttttttcacccGTGGGTCggacatgaaatgaaaacacggCGGGACAAGGGGAACTCGCAAGTATCTGCTGTCTCGGAACAGACGCGTTAAGTGATTGTTCTTGCAACAGGCTGCATGCGCGAGGACTGCGATCGCATTTCTGTTCGTGAGAGTGTGCGTTGAGCCTCAGCCCAAAAGGGCGAGTGTTGAAAAGGCCAtctgttgagagagagagacatctaGGGCCTcattttcctcacacacacacacacacgggcacagtTACATGTATGACAGCACCAATGCACATCACAGCCTGCAGATACTGCACCAAAggccaaatattttttaagatcAAAAATGGGTGCACATAAAAAACATATGCaatcaacaaacaacacatgcattttagaccccacacacacacacacacacacacacacacacacacacacacacacacacacacacacacacacacacacacacacacacacagcagcgaGCACATGAAGGATGGGGGCATGAAGAGAACAGCAGAGGAGCACAGTGTGACAGCGTCTGTTGGAGgcaatttcatatttcatgagcCAGCTTTACAAGCCTTCCGAGATATTTACCCGAATCACCTTACCCTGTGTGCTACGTGAGATTCCTCGCACTGCTcgttcaaaaaatgaaatatcttctTTAATATCGCTACCCTAAGTATCGATGCCTCGGTGTGACGCTTGGAGAAACGGCTTCACTCGGGTGTACTAACCTGTGTATGAACCCTCTGAAAGGAATTGGAAAAATAACAACGTTCCCATGCAAAATGTCCTCTTGCATTTGCCTAATGCAATTTCAAGGGCGTAAAAGTACAGAGCGGACAAATGCACATCCACAGAATTATCCCGAGCACCTGACCAAGTGGTGCTCTGTGCCGCAGCtttgccacaaaacaaaacagccagtTTGCGGCTTTGGGGgcttccatttcattttctacaAGGAAATACTGAACATAAGCCAGCGCTGCTCGCAGCTCTTGTTCTACGGGCAAAGCTGTTGTTTAACAGTTCTAGGATGACCTAAATTGGGGCACAGCTTCAAAGAGTCTCTCTCCGAgtcagttccccccccccccctcttctccgaGTTATCACTGCCCTCACAGAACATGCAGCGGTGCTAGTGAGGCGAGAGTGGAAAATGCAAATGGGTCTCTTGGCCAACATAACTGTCTGATGGGGAGGAGATGTCGAGATCCTCTAATATGTCTGTCTTGTCAGCACAATGCTGCAGAACTGCtgacaagaaaagagagacagaagcgCCTCAAAACGTCCTCTTGTTTCCAGCTCGAGCAATTTGCCGCTCTCCTTGACATCCTTTTAACCCAATGCTCCTCCTACAGCAAACAAAGCAATGTCTGCCGCTCTGAATTTACTGGCGCTCACACAACAAGGCTGTCACAACACAATCGACCGTCCTGCCCTCGGGACAACAAATGttagcagcccccccccccccccagaaaaaagaGACTAAAACTGCCTCATTCATAACCCTCCTTTTGGTTTGGGTTTGTTTGAATTCAGTTCGAGATGTGACTTCTGTGGGATTTATTTAAGTGCTGCTGCCTATTATAGCGCCAAAAGGCCTCTGTATGTTTTGCTTAATGTGTGATCAAGGCAGCGGGAAAGAATCATCTGAGCCTAGTGAGGGtcttttctaattaaaaaacCGAAAAAGGCCTGGCTGTGCCTGACGGCAGCGAGGGGGCGACTATAAACATATTTTGGACACCCTATCTGCCTCGTGCATTGCAACGAAGTCGGTTCTCGCCAACAGAAGCAGCTCAATAAACCTGGAggtgaaagagggagacaaCCTAATATTACGGTGCGGCCTAAACAGAGCCGCCTCTGTTAACCCAATCAAATGGTTATTATCTTAGCACTTAGCTTCCGAGgccccgagtgtgtgtgcgtgtgtgttttgtgcgcgCACGCTCATTGATTCCAACAGGATTTTCTGTGCCTAATGCAACGGCCTATTCTTTCTGACATTAATACCGCGTGTTGGAGCGGTGGTTCCAATCGATACTCGCTGCACTCATGCCATCTTTTTTTACAGCGGCTAATGGAGTCCCACACTGGCAAATTAGGACGttacagaggggaggggagggggggcttgAACACACCGAACTGTATTTCCTCGACAAAAGGGGGGAGAGTAAAGACAACAATGTCTTCATTTTAAGCTCGGGTAAAACAGTCTAATAAAACAGACGATAATTGAGACACCGTTCCCA
This region of Scophthalmus maximus strain ysfricsl-2021 chromosome 12, ASM2237912v1, whole genome shotgun sequence genomic DNA includes:
- the yaf2 gene encoding YY1-associated factor 2, producing MGDKRSPTRPKRQPKPSSDEGFWDCSVCTYKNTAEAFKCMMCDVRKGTSTRKPRPVSQLVSQQQVTQQFVLPSQPKKEKKERVEREKSDKEPALKKNSHKKMRPRLKNIDRSSAQHLEVTVGDLTVIITDFKEKVKPSTTPATSSSAASSVVDHHSQNGSSSENTEKGLSRSSSPRGEGSSVNGESH